In a single window of the Rhodothermales bacterium genome:
- a CDS encoding YafY family protein has protein sequence MSQADRTLNKTERLFALVLLLQNRPNMTSRDLAEHFVVSRRTIFRDLRTLGESGVPLTYAEGGGYEILEGYQLPPLMFTAREAATLLVGTAFTKLQPDLSLRADADEVGLKIRSVLPESVRDYIDRLQDNTVIAPYIRNLDPGQGGHDEEGRWYDLSEAVAKQQSIFMQYYVASRDELTKRKVDPLGLVYYSDSWNLIAYDHLRKDVRNFRLDRIRKMRMMTDTFKRPADFDLEAYLKEKGSNPRNERIVLRFHPRTYRWAKRSIPAEIEEEIQTDDGVQVTFYFENVDYIARWLLRYGTDAEALEPPALRDNLRERAESIARHYDEVPLEA, from the coding sequence ATGTCCCAAGCCGACCGCACGCTCAACAAAACCGAACGGCTGTTCGCGCTGGTTCTCCTTCTGCAGAACCGCCCCAACATGACCTCGCGCGACCTCGCCGAGCACTTTGTGGTCAGCCGGCGCACGATCTTCCGCGACCTCCGCACCCTCGGCGAGTCCGGCGTCCCGCTGACGTACGCGGAAGGCGGGGGGTACGAGATCCTCGAGGGGTATCAGCTCCCGCCCCTGATGTTCACCGCTCGCGAAGCGGCGACGCTCCTCGTGGGGACGGCCTTCACTAAGCTCCAGCCCGACCTCTCGCTTCGCGCCGACGCCGACGAGGTGGGCCTGAAGATCCGCTCCGTCCTCCCCGAGTCCGTCCGCGACTACATCGACCGGCTGCAGGACAACACGGTGATCGCGCCGTACATCCGCAACCTCGATCCGGGGCAGGGGGGACACGACGAGGAGGGGCGGTGGTACGACCTCAGCGAGGCCGTGGCGAAGCAGCAGAGTATCTTCATGCAGTACTACGTCGCCAGCCGCGACGAACTCACGAAGCGGAAGGTGGACCCGCTCGGGCTCGTGTATTACTCCGACTCGTGGAACCTGATCGCCTACGACCACCTCCGCAAAGACGTGCGCAACTTCCGGCTGGACCGGATTCGGAAGATGCGGATGATGACTGACACGTTCAAACGGCCGGCCGACTTCGACCTCGAAGCGTACCTGAAGGAGAAGGGCTCGAATCCGCGTAACGAGCGGATCGTCCTCCGTTTCCACCCGCGCACCTACCGCTGGGCGAAGCGCAGCATCCCGGCCGAGATCGAGGAAGAGATCCAGACGGACGACGGCGTGCAGGTCACGTTCTACTTCGAGAACGTCGATTACATCGCGCGCTGGCTGCTCCGCTACGGCACCGACGCAGAAGCCCTAGAGCCGCCGGCACTGCGCGACAACCTCCGCGAGCGCGCCGAAAGCATCGCCCGGCATTACGATGAGGTCCCGCTCGAAGCGTGA
- a CDS encoding CHAT domain-containing tetratricopeptide repeat protein encodes MSFLPAQAQPSCEALFGRAQQALESFQPRSADSAATATMRATLQRARACFAAHPALDSTAANHFAQTYGLDVRVLWETGRPDEAAALTEVFLGGPHLRADSAGVRYMLQWRGFLLDQRGDFEAGAQTWAQLLDYMPSASASKRTELWLTLASNYSWLGWWDDALAIYQSVQQELGGTPDLGPDLRAHLGRAFSNEAKLRLQQRHLPGNLARGLDAAREATRLLQLGESSREQHHRVFAYNTLSEAFLADGRLDSALVAARMATDLAGRLERPTPSAEIASWEAVGRVLLRQERYPEARAAFERALAISDETDVGGTRMAVLDGLTTTAMHAGNYERADSLSAQVLHLVEADRTVTGRGTGKSRANIWYPYYLSRVGLLLRQQRNEEAFLTLDNARARGLRDLRRRRFSELSPAVHPVADSLASVLADLHDQLAEPGLRQADIVRLRGRVSDVEAQKTALYGEAPISEHPSLAPIQSTLAEREQVLVTYYLGSPPHAFVLRPDTLLAVPLDPSLDADRIRSLMQAVSPQWNQAAGPIELANASFELAPLKTLYDLLFAPIAPHIPEGAALVVVPEGPLAQFPFGLLLERDPGRFQFSDAPFLLCRHPISTELAAALLLDEANPATASDLVAFGRSVFGGIDLESPLRSVYESAPPPDLPSVERELHHFGRRFPSALVALDGAATESSLYRSLGSARLLHLASHAFVAESDPLNSYIQLTADPDSTEDGRLYLYELLSRPLNASLVVLSGCRTARGRDLSGEGSLGLHYAVRAAGASSSLGTLWRVDDAATVELMDLFYDHLARGERKDVALQRAQIDYLDQHDGLRNSPFFWAAPVLYGNPAPIDLPSSPSSWWWLAGGGLLLLALLLPRLRRAASP; translated from the coding sequence ATGTCGTTCCTACCCGCTCAGGCGCAGCCCTCCTGCGAGGCCCTCTTCGGGCGCGCCCAGCAAGCGCTCGAATCCTTCCAGCCCCGTTCGGCTGACTCCGCTGCCACGGCCACAATGCGGGCGACGTTGCAGCGGGCGCGCGCCTGCTTCGCCGCCCACCCCGCGCTCGACAGCACGGCCGCGAACCACTTCGCCCAGACCTATGGGCTCGACGTGCGGGTCCTCTGGGAGACGGGCCGCCCCGACGAGGCCGCCGCCCTAACCGAAGTGTTCCTCGGCGGTCCCCACCTGCGGGCCGACTCGGCCGGCGTCCGCTACATGCTTCAGTGGCGCGGCTTCCTCCTCGACCAGCGTGGCGACTTTGAGGCGGGAGCGCAGACCTGGGCTCAACTCCTCGACTACATGCCTTCCGCCTCTGCGTCCAAACGCACTGAGCTCTGGCTGACGCTGGCGTCGAACTATAGCTGGCTCGGCTGGTGGGACGATGCCCTCGCTATCTACCAATCGGTGCAGCAGGAACTGGGCGGCACGCCCGATCTCGGACCCGACCTGCGCGCCCACCTGGGCCGTGCGTTCTCGAATGAAGCGAAGCTGCGACTCCAGCAGCGCCACCTCCCCGGCAACCTCGCGCGCGGGCTCGACGCGGCTCGCGAAGCCACACGGTTGCTCCAGTTGGGCGAGTCGTCGCGGGAGCAGCACCACCGCGTGTTCGCCTACAACACGCTCTCCGAGGCATTTCTCGCTGATGGGCGGCTCGATTCTGCGCTCGTAGCGGCCCGGATGGCGACTGACCTCGCGGGTCGGCTGGAGCGGCCCACGCCGAGCGCCGAGATTGCCAGCTGGGAAGCTGTCGGCCGCGTCCTGTTGCGGCAGGAGCGCTACCCCGAGGCGCGGGCGGCCTTCGAGCGAGCCCTCGCTATCAGCGACGAGACGGACGTGGGCGGGACGCGCATGGCGGTGCTCGACGGCCTGACGACCACGGCCATGCACGCCGGCAACTACGAGCGCGCCGACTCCCTCTCCGCCCAAGTGCTGCACCTCGTCGAGGCAGACCGGACGGTAACGGGAAGAGGAACAGGGAAGAGCCGCGCGAACATCTGGTATCCGTACTACCTATCGCGCGTGGGCCTTCTCCTCCGCCAGCAGCGGAACGAAGAGGCGTTTCTCACCCTCGACAACGCGCGAGCACGTGGCCTCCGCGACCTCCGCCGCCGGCGGTTCAGCGAGCTTTCCCCCGCCGTCCACCCGGTGGCCGATAGTCTGGCCTCGGTACTCGCGGACCTGCATGACCAACTCGCCGAGCCGGGGCTCCGCCAGGCCGATATCGTGCGACTCCGGGGTCGTGTGAGCGATGTAGAAGCGCAGAAGACGGCGCTTTATGGCGAGGCCCCCATCTCCGAGCATCCGAGTCTCGCTCCGATCCAATCCACGCTCGCAGAGCGGGAGCAGGTGCTCGTGACCTACTACCTCGGCTCCCCGCCGCACGCTTTCGTGCTGCGCCCCGACACCCTCCTCGCCGTCCCGCTCGACCCGTCGCTCGACGCCGACCGCATCCGATCGCTGATGCAGGCGGTGAGCCCGCAGTGGAACCAGGCCGCCGGGCCGATCGAACTGGCGAACGCCTCGTTCGAGCTCGCGCCGCTGAAGACGCTCTACGACCTCCTCTTCGCCCCGATCGCGCCGCACATTCCCGAGGGCGCCGCGCTCGTCGTCGTGCCCGAGGGGCCGCTCGCGCAGTTCCCCTTCGGCCTCCTCCTGGAGCGCGACCCCGGCCGCTTCCAGTTCAGCGACGCCCCGTTCCTCCTCTGCCGCCACCCCATCTCGACGGAGCTCGCCGCGGCCCTCCTCCTCGACGAAGCGAACCCCGCGACCGCGTCCGACCTCGTCGCGTTCGGGCGCAGCGTGTTCGGCGGCATCGATCTGGAGTCGCCGCTCCGCTCGGTGTACGAGAGCGCACCGCCGCCCGACCTCCCGAGCGTGGAGCGCGAGCTGCACCACTTCGGACGCCGCTTCCCCTCTGCCCTCGTTGCCCTCGACGGCGCGGCGACGGAGTCCAGCCTGTACCGCTCGCTCGGCAGCGCGCGGCTGCTCCACCTCGCTTCCCACGCCTTCGTCGCCGAGAGCGACCCGCTCAACAGCTACATCCAGCTCACCGCCGATCCCGACAGCACGGAGGACGGGCGGCTCTACCTCTACGAGCTGCTGAGCCGACCGCTCAATGCCTCCCTCGTCGTGCTGAGCGGGTGCCGGACGGCGCGGGGGCGCGACCTCAGCGGCGAGGGCTCGCTCGGGCTCCACTACGCCGTCCGCGCCGCCGGAGCGAGCAGCAGCCTCGGCACGCTCTGGCGCGTCGACGACGCCGCAACGGTCGAGCTCATGGACCTTTTCTACGACCACCTCGCGCGCGGCGAGCGCAAAGACGTCGCCCTCCAGCGCGCGCAGATCGACTATCTTGACCAGCACGACGGGCTCCGCAACAGCCCGTTCTTCTGGGCCGCGCCCGTGCTCTACGGCAACCCCGCGCCCATCGACCTCCCCTCCTCCCCCTCTTCGTGGTGGTGGCTCGCCGGCGGAGGCCTGCTCCTCCTCGCCCTTCTGCTGCCGCGCTTGCGGCGCGCTGCCTCGCCCTGA
- the murQ gene encoding N-acetylmuramic acid 6-phosphate etherase: MAESDLFRELQSLTTEKRNPRSMRIDAASTEEILRIINDEDAGVVPAVRAELEYIAEAVEIVVDAFKKGGRLIYVGAGTSGRLGVLDAAECPPTFGSPPELVQGLIAGGKAAMFRAQEGAEDHESNGREALIEAGVTADDVVCGIAASRRTPYVVGAVKYAREIGCKTLFVTCNPRDQFDLHEYVDVAICAAVGPEVIMGSTRMKSGTAQKLVLNMITTAAFVRMGKVYENMMIDLQMTNEKLKERSKKIVMTATGVDYVEAQRALDAADGHVKTALVILLADVDADAARERLERAGGFVRQAIAGETAP; this comes from the coding sequence ATGGCCGAATCCGATCTCTTCCGCGAACTCCAATCGTTGACCACGGAAAAGCGGAACCCGCGCTCGATGCGGATCGATGCGGCCTCGACCGAGGAGATCCTCCGCATCATCAACGACGAAGACGCCGGTGTCGTCCCCGCCGTTCGCGCCGAGTTGGAGTACATCGCCGAGGCCGTCGAGATCGTGGTCGACGCGTTCAAAAAGGGCGGAAGGCTGATCTACGTCGGGGCTGGGACGAGCGGCCGGCTCGGCGTGCTCGACGCCGCCGAGTGCCCGCCGACGTTCGGCTCGCCGCCGGAACTCGTGCAGGGGCTGATCGCGGGCGGGAAGGCCGCGATGTTCCGCGCGCAGGAAGGCGCCGAGGACCACGAGTCGAACGGGCGCGAGGCGCTCATCGAAGCCGGCGTGACGGCGGACGACGTGGTGTGTGGGATCGCGGCGAGCCGGCGGACGCCGTACGTCGTCGGCGCGGTGAAGTACGCTCGTGAGATCGGGTGCAAGACCCTCTTCGTCACCTGCAACCCGCGCGACCAGTTCGACCTCCACGAGTACGTGGACGTGGCGATCTGCGCGGCGGTCGGGCCGGAAGTCATCATGGGCTCGACGCGGATGAAGAGCGGGACGGCGCAGAAGCTCGTGCTCAACATGATTACGACGGCGGCGTTCGTGCGGATGGGGAAGGTTTACGAGAACATGATGATCGACCTCCAGATGACGAACGAGAAGCTGAAGGAGCGCTCGAAGAAGATCGTCATGACGGCGACGGGCGTCGACTACGTCGAGGCGCAGCGTGCGCTCGACGCGGCGGACGGGCACGTCAAGACCGCCCTCGTGATCCTCCTCGCGGATGTGGACGCTGACGCAGCGCGGGAGCGGCTCGAACGCGCGGGCGGCTTCGTGCGTCAGGCTATCGCTGGGGAAACAGCACCTTAG
- a CDS encoding adenylate/guanylate cyclase domain-containing protein: MIWFATDQVFLISNYAATESFNDVPDTAIKLDIGIYVFASLAVAAVGCLVGAVELLYLNRRLSTLSLGAKLIAKTLFYAVLLTAVILITFPIAAAMEMDTSLSDPRVWERLQGFLISKASLSTGVQLTASLVASLFYAEISEHMGPHVLRNFLTGRYHTPKEERRVFLFSDMKSSTRIAERLGHARYFVLLRAYYDALGDAIVEHGGEVYQYIGDEIVVSWPEEIGLSDGNCIRCVLQMKRDLHERADWFEERFGVVPDFKAGLQVGDVTTGEIGALKKEIVFTGDVLNQTARIQALCTKHGVDVLVGDALRARLDADDAWAFRSLGEQVLRGKARPVELFALEPDYGAGYAYEAPSPSGMPSVQ; this comes from the coding sequence GTGATCTGGTTCGCCACGGACCAGGTGTTTCTGATCTCGAACTACGCCGCCACTGAAAGCTTCAACGATGTCCCGGACACCGCTATCAAGCTCGACATCGGGATCTACGTCTTCGCCAGCCTCGCCGTCGCCGCTGTGGGGTGCCTCGTCGGTGCCGTCGAGTTGCTCTACCTCAACCGGCGGCTGAGCACGCTGAGCCTGGGTGCGAAGCTCATCGCCAAAACGCTGTTCTACGCTGTACTCCTGACGGCGGTCATCCTCATCACCTTCCCCATTGCCGCGGCGATGGAGATGGATACGAGCCTGAGTGACCCCCGTGTCTGGGAGCGGCTCCAGGGCTTCCTCATCAGCAAGGCGAGCCTGAGCACGGGCGTGCAACTCACCGCCTCCCTCGTGGCGTCGCTGTTCTACGCTGAGATCAGCGAGCACATGGGACCGCACGTGCTGAGGAACTTCCTGACGGGCCGCTACCACACTCCCAAAGAGGAGCGGCGGGTATTCCTCTTCTCCGACATGAAGTCGTCGACACGCATCGCCGAGCGGCTTGGGCACGCCCGCTACTTCGTGCTGCTCCGGGCCTACTACGACGCTCTCGGCGACGCGATTGTCGAGCACGGCGGCGAGGTCTACCAGTACATCGGGGACGAGATCGTCGTGTCGTGGCCCGAAGAGATCGGGCTCAGCGATGGCAATTGCATCCGCTGCGTCCTGCAGATGAAGCGGGATCTGCACGAGCGAGCCGACTGGTTCGAAGAGCGCTTCGGGGTCGTCCCGGATTTCAAGGCCGGCCTGCAGGTCGGCGACGTGACGACGGGGGAAATCGGGGCGCTCAAAAAGGAGATCGTGTTCACCGGCGACGTGCTGAATCAGACCGCCCGGATCCAGGCGCTGTGCACCAAGCACGGCGTCGACGTGCTCGTGGGCGACGCGCTGAGAGCCCGCCTCGACGCCGACGACGCGTGGGCCTTCCGCTCGTTGGGGGAGCAGGTCCTGCGCGGCAAGGCACGCCCCGTGGAACTGTTTGCTTTAGAGCCGGACTACGGCGCGGGGTACGCGTACGAGGCCCCCAGCCCGAGCGGGATGCCGAGCGTCCAGTAG
- the mfd gene encoding transcription-repair coupling factor, producing the protein MRPSPLYSAPLPVSLLTLRSRVAAAPFFLQLRKEAAALAPGDRLRLKGTVGSLPAFALADLVEHGATPLCCLLAEPESAAYLQSDLEQLLGEDREVLLFPPSGQKPYDREQMAENAALIQRADALQRLEEGFNGIVVTSVTAVAELVAPPETVAQETLTVRVGDEVGPEALMERFIEQGFEAVEFVALPGELALRGGILDIYPFAGDYPVRIEFFGDEIDSIREFDPQTQRSVSRMTSARVVPNLGAAAYDDVAHVALLDYFPDSTLFALFDEARLDDRADTFHTEATEAFATLDDPDAPEPDRLYLAGDQLRERLARRPRLLFGTFSHDAERALSLEAQPQPDFNSDVRRLRTHLAELKERGFEAYILCDSQGQRARLRELLGDEDHEPDAVLTVESMHEGFVLPEERLAVYTDHQVFHRYHRPTARKRRRVKGGLSLRDIAGLTPGDFVVHVDYGIGKFAGLNKITVRDKKQEAVRVLFLGGDELFVNVNALHKLHKYTGKEGHQPKLTKLGSGQWERAKGRTKKRVKDIARDLVQIYAKRKASSGYGFAPDSVWQREMEASFRWEDTPDQALAASAVKEDMEQPIPMDRLVCGDVGFGKTEIAIRAAFKAVQDGKQVAVLVPTTILALQHFETFTERLARFPVKISQLSRFVPAAEQKEVLAGMKSGDVDIVIGTQRLAGKKVEFKRLGLLVIDEEQRFGVAVKERLRKMRSEVDTLTLTATPIPRTLQFSLLGVRDLSTINTPPPNRQPVVTEIHTFDRDLIRDAILYEFNRGGQVFFVHNRVRTIEEMAMMIRAIVPDVRVKVAHGQMKPTELENVMHDFIQHKFDVLVATSIVESGIDVANANTMIIDRADRFGLSDLHQLRGRVGRSDRKAFCYLMVPSVHTLTREARMRLQAVEEFSELGSGFNIAMRDLDIRGAGAMLGAEQSGFIEDLGYETYHRILEEAVQELRHEEFSDLFKGEAAPPAGESTVDVEEDALIPGHYVSNNTERMNLYRRLADLGEPDELAAFRQELGDRFGPIPPEVDTLLMAAEIKTAAQALRLPRVQFKNQRLFLDVPSQDADPYFYETAFHPLLERLAALDRRYVLKETKGGRLRAIVQDVPDLPTAKRLLEQLRPLEAIAA; encoded by the coding sequence GTGCGCCCCTCCCCTCTCTATTCCGCACCGCTGCCCGTGTCGCTCCTCACGCTCCGTTCGCGCGTCGCCGCCGCGCCGTTCTTCCTGCAACTCCGCAAAGAGGCCGCCGCCCTCGCCCCCGGCGACCGGCTCCGGCTCAAAGGCACCGTCGGCTCCCTCCCCGCCTTCGCCCTCGCCGACCTCGTCGAGCACGGCGCGACGCCGCTGTGCTGCCTCCTCGCCGAGCCGGAGTCGGCGGCGTACCTCCAGAGCGACCTCGAACAGCTCCTCGGCGAAGACCGCGAAGTGCTGCTGTTTCCGCCGAGCGGGCAGAAGCCGTATGACCGCGAGCAGATGGCCGAGAACGCCGCGCTGATCCAGCGCGCGGATGCGCTGCAAAGGCTCGAAGAGGGGTTCAATGGCATCGTCGTGACGAGCGTGACGGCGGTGGCCGAACTCGTCGCGCCGCCCGAGACCGTGGCGCAGGAGACGCTGACGGTGCGCGTCGGCGACGAAGTCGGGCCGGAGGCGCTGATGGAGCGGTTCATAGAGCAGGGATTCGAGGCCGTCGAGTTCGTCGCGCTCCCGGGCGAGCTCGCGCTCCGCGGTGGCATCCTCGACATCTACCCCTTCGCCGGCGACTACCCCGTCCGCATCGAGTTCTTCGGCGACGAGATCGACTCCATCCGCGAGTTCGACCCGCAGACGCAGCGCTCGGTGAGCCGGATGACATCCGCGCGCGTCGTCCCCAACCTCGGCGCAGCGGCGTACGACGACGTGGCCCACGTCGCCCTCCTCGACTACTTCCCCGATTCGACCCTCTTCGCTCTCTTCGACGAGGCTCGCCTCGACGACCGCGCCGACACGTTTCACACCGAAGCGACGGAGGCCTTCGCCACGCTCGACGACCCCGACGCGCCCGAGCCGGACCGGCTTTACCTCGCCGGCGATCAGCTCCGCGAGCGGCTCGCCCGCCGTCCGCGCCTCCTTTTCGGCACGTTCTCGCACGATGCCGAGCGGGCGCTGTCGCTCGAAGCGCAGCCGCAGCCCGACTTCAACAGCGATGTCCGCCGGCTCCGCACCCACCTCGCCGAACTGAAAGAGCGGGGCTTCGAAGCGTACATCCTCTGCGACAGCCAGGGCCAGCGCGCCCGCCTCCGCGAGCTACTCGGCGACGAAGACCACGAGCCCGACGCCGTGCTCACCGTCGAGTCGATGCACGAGGGGTTCGTCCTCCCCGAAGAGCGGCTCGCGGTCTACACCGACCACCAGGTCTTCCACCGCTACCACCGGCCGACGGCGAGGAAGCGCCGCCGCGTCAAAGGCGGCCTCTCCCTCCGCGACATCGCCGGCCTCACGCCGGGCGACTTCGTCGTCCACGTCGACTACGGCATCGGGAAGTTCGCCGGGCTCAACAAGATCACTGTCCGCGACAAAAAGCAGGAGGCCGTCCGCGTGCTGTTTCTCGGCGGCGACGAGCTGTTCGTCAACGTCAACGCGCTCCACAAGCTGCACAAGTACACCGGCAAAGAGGGCCACCAGCCGAAGCTCACGAAGCTCGGCAGCGGGCAGTGGGAGCGCGCGAAGGGCCGGACGAAGAAGCGCGTCAAAGACATCGCCCGTGACCTCGTGCAGATCTACGCGAAGCGGAAGGCGAGCTCGGGCTACGGCTTCGCGCCCGACTCGGTGTGGCAGCGCGAGATGGAGGCGTCGTTCCGGTGGGAGGACACGCCCGACCAGGCCCTCGCCGCGAGCGCGGTGAAGGAGGACATGGAGCAGCCGATCCCGATGGACCGGCTCGTCTGCGGCGACGTCGGCTTCGGCAAGACGGAGATCGCGATCCGCGCTGCGTTCAAGGCCGTGCAGGACGGCAAGCAGGTCGCCGTGCTCGTCCCGACGACGATCCTCGCGCTCCAGCACTTCGAGACGTTCACCGAGCGGCTTGCCCGGTTTCCGGTCAAAATCTCCCAGCTTTCGCGGTTCGTCCCGGCCGCCGAGCAGAAGGAGGTGCTCGCCGGGATGAAGAGCGGCGACGTGGACATCGTGATCGGGACACAGCGGCTCGCCGGCAAAAAGGTCGAGTTCAAGCGCCTCGGCCTGCTCGTAATCGACGAGGAGCAGCGGTTCGGGGTCGCGGTGAAGGAGCGGCTGCGGAAGATGCGCTCCGAAGTCGACACGCTCACGCTGACGGCCACGCCGATCCCGCGCACGCTCCAGTTCTCACTCCTCGGCGTCCGCGACCTCTCGACGATCAACACGCCGCCACCGAACCGGCAGCCCGTCGTCACCGAGATCCACACGTTCGACCGCGACCTCATCCGCGACGCGATCCTCTACGAGTTCAACCGCGGCGGGCAGGTCTTCTTCGTCCACAACCGCGTCCGCACGATCGAGGAGATGGCGATGATGATCCGCGCGATCGTGCCCGACGTGCGCGTCAAAGTCGCCCACGGGCAGATGAAGCCGACCGAGCTCGAAAACGTGATGCACGACTTCATCCAGCACAAGTTCGACGTGCTCGTCGCCACGAGCATCGTCGAGAGCGGGATCGACGTGGCAAACGCGAATACGATGATCATCGACCGCGCCGACCGCTTCGGGCTCTCCGACCTCCACCAGCTACGCGGGCGCGTCGGGCGGAGCGACCGGAAGGCGTTCTGCTACCTCATGGTGCCGTCGGTCCACACGCTCACGCGCGAGGCGCGGATGCGGCTCCAGGCCGTCGAGGAGTTCTCCGAGCTCGGCAGCGGTTTCAACATCGCCATGCGTGACCTCGACATCCGCGGCGCCGGGGCGATGCTCGGGGCCGAGCAGAGCGGGTTCATCGAGGATCTAGGCTACGAGACCTACCACCGGATTCTGGAGGAGGCCGTGCAGGAGCTCCGCCACGAGGAGTTCAGCGACCTGTTCAAGGGCGAGGCCGCCCCGCCCGCTGGCGAGTCGACGGTCGATGTGGAGGAAGACGCACTCATCCCCGGCCACTACGTCTCGAACAACACCGAGCGGATGAACCTCTACCGCCGCCTCGCCGACCTCGGCGAGCCCGACGAACTCGCCGCGTTCCGGCAGGAATTGGGCGACCGCTTCGGTCCGATCCCGCCTGAGGTGGACACCCTCCTGATGGCGGCTGAGATCAAAACGGCGGCGCAGGCCCTCCGCCTCCCCCGCGTCCAGTTCAAAAACCAGCGCCTCTTTCTCGACGTGCCCTCGCAGGACGCCGACCCGTACTTCTACGAGACGGCCTTCCACCCCCTGCTCGAACGCCTCGCCGCGCTCGACCGGCGCTACGTGCTCAAAGAGACAAAAGGCGGCCGGCTCCGCGCGATCGTGCAGGACGTCCCCGACCTCCCGACGGCGAAGCGGCTGCTGGAACAGCTCCGGCCGCTCGAAGCCATCGCCGCCTGA
- a CDS encoding AbgT family transporter — protein MEPPRTDASASPPSFVNRLLGGIETVGNKLPDPAMLFLISLFVVWALSALLAGVEFADLDPRTGEPIRVLNLLTGTALATFLANMVTIFTSFAPLGVVLVAMLGVGVADEAGYFNTSIKLLLGKTSTALLTPVVVLVGLISHSAIDAGYVLVIPLGGIIFYAAGRHPLAGIAAAFAGVSGGFSANPVPSALDPLLMGFTQPAAQMVAPGLLLNPLNNYFFTATSSLLIVALGWFITDKIIEPRLKASNPVDADAEKSPDMDTIDTRERKAFWWATAVLVLGLGLLTLALLPADSPFRDETGSLNSFRAPIMQSIVPLIFLLFLIPGVVYGVIAGVFRTSKDMVDAMTKAMQGMGYYIVMAFFCALFVHAFGTSNIGALLAVKGAAALQALSLPGGVTVVGIIFLTAFVNLFVGSASAKWALLAPIFVPVLMQVGISPDLTQAAYRVGDSSSNIITPLMPYFPLVVVYCQRYVKGTGIGTLTSLMIPYSIAFLVVWSAFLILYWTLGIPLGLGASYAYPAP, from the coding sequence ATGGAACCGCCCCGCACCGACGCCTCCGCGTCCCCGCCTTCGTTCGTCAACCGATTGCTCGGCGGGATCGAGACCGTGGGCAACAAGCTGCCGGACCCGGCGATGCTGTTCCTCATCTCGCTCTTCGTGGTCTGGGCGCTCTCGGCCCTCCTGGCGGGCGTCGAGTTCGCCGACCTCGACCCGCGCACGGGCGAGCCGATCCGCGTCCTCAACCTGCTGACCGGGACGGCCCTCGCTACGTTCCTCGCGAACATGGTGACGATCTTCACGAGCTTCGCGCCGCTCGGCGTCGTGCTCGTGGCGATGCTCGGGGTGGGCGTGGCCGACGAGGCGGGGTACTTCAACACGAGCATCAAGCTCCTCCTCGGAAAAACCTCGACGGCGCTGCTGACGCCGGTCGTCGTACTCGTCGGGCTCATCAGCCACAGCGCGATCGATGCGGGGTACGTGCTCGTGATCCCGCTCGGGGGGATCATCTTCTACGCGGCCGGCCGGCATCCGCTGGCGGGGATCGCAGCGGCGTTCGCGGGTGTCTCCGGCGGGTTCAGCGCGAACCCCGTCCCCTCCGCGCTCGATCCGCTCCTGATGGGCTTTACGCAGCCCGCCGCGCAGATGGTTGCGCCGGGCCTCCTGCTCAACCCGCTCAACAACTACTTCTTCACGGCGACCTCCAGCCTGCTCATCGTCGCGCTCGGCTGGTTCATCACCGACAAGATCATCGAGCCGCGGCTCAAAGCCAGCAATCCGGTCGATGCCGACGCCGAGAAGTCGCCGGACATGGATACGATCGACACGAGGGAGCGGAAGGCGTTCTGGTGGGCGACGGCCGTCCTCGTGCTCGGGCTCGGCCTGCTCACGCTCGCGCTGCTGCCGGCGGACTCCCCGTTCCGCGACGAGACGGGCTCGCTCAACTCGTTCCGCGCGCCGATCATGCAGTCGATCGTGCCGCTGATCTTCCTCCTCTTCCTGATTCCGGGCGTGGTCTACGGCGTGATCGCGGGCGTCTTCCGCACCTCGAAGGACATGGTGGACGCGATGACGAAGGCGATGCAGGGGATGGGCTACTACATCGTGATGGCGTTCTTCTGCGCCCTCTTCGTCCACGCCTTCGGCACGTCGAACATCGGAGCGCTCCTCGCGGTCAAGGGCGCGGCGGCGTTGCAGGCGCTCTCGCTGCCGGGCGGCGTGACGGTTGTCGGCATCATCTTCCTGACGGCGTTCGTGAACCTCTTCGTCGGCTCGGCGAGCGCGAAGTGGGCCCTCCTCGCGCCGATCTTCGTGCCCGTCCTGATGCAGGTCGGGATCTCGCCGGACCTCACGCAGGCGGCCTACCGCGTCGGCGACTCGTCGTCGAACATCATCACGCCGCTGATGCCGTACTTCCCGCTCGTCGTGGTCTACTGCCAGCGCTACGTGAAGGGGACGGGCATCGGGACGTTGACGTCGCTGATGATCCCGTACAGCATCGCGTTCCTCGTGGTGTGGTCGGCGTTCCTGATCCTCTACTGGACGCTCGGCATCCCGCTCGGGCTGGGGGCCTCGTACGCGTACCCCGCGCCGTAG